One genomic window of Halobellus limi includes the following:
- a CDS encoding BGTF surface domain-containing protein: protein MTDHTNQRRAVFLAAVMICSVFAGVTAFAGSTAADLHGTDNPVTVENPDTGATTTHTLNVSASDGTWPAPMDTDRIKIDYSVGSQAADVSGVGAGDVTVVIDEADGSTTDVDVDSVASSNGGETLTIELSSVEDVGDGDDVSVRLDGVTNPPNAGTYNVNFRVSDGGSGAQIAELSYSIGDQSEAPPQLTKAVHYDDTGDEGVGVELAFSEAVDIAADDVTLYEDDSEVDSYTVEDTGVTGRVFVTTDGELLTGDLEVELSDDVADLDGNTLVDTGRNDVTFAPVTVKTNDDRGAYRGSTVAIVSDSGTDVGIQIEGPDQYFFDGSTDTNSEVFVFDTEGRDLGEYNFGIAGSDNEDTRLDLRDLGLAVTVDDATVTNAEAIEGTVEARSADRPLTVELLDGGGDTVDGSETAATLNGQGEYDFAFDLSPSGLDVDPGTYTVRVTDDYSGVEADSSDVTVRAASEEDAQFASGTVTDQRGDVVAITVDIERTDQATVTVGTEEQGLVSTATVEDGNDDGTVTLYLDTSIGALAQSEGSSSTGGYGIYTVAADDDEVVAAGLSSNVDDLIDAGTYDLEVTPGRDASADSTDIASLVLEERGTTAFDTWTAPGSLSVSDLEDVTTAIENDELTRASEVARGDKVVHRLQASGFEGVLGAQGDEDVTAAFFDNAGSGTGIYDLTVEQSQAGANQDPFEVALGPDNTTVVADGDGDTYYVVVDTSAVTTTRSDGELPADESLTAEFTVYDDDSTDFLPDDVDENQTTSVDYDVVEPEITVSEPHDVAPAGGQTITGTTTYAPGTELRVRVRSAGETSPSFLKTAAPTVGPDRRWSATLDFAEQNVGDTYEIVVEGDDAETTEDGEVVEAVETPAETPGPDTDTPDSTATDTATAEPDTTTAASEPGTTEPATETSTATPGFGVVVALTALLAAALLAARRER, encoded by the coding sequence ATGACAGACCACACGAACCAGCGCCGCGCGGTGTTCCTCGCGGCGGTTATGATCTGCAGCGTCTTCGCCGGGGTCACGGCGTTCGCCGGGAGTACGGCGGCGGATCTGCACGGCACAGACAACCCGGTGACGGTCGAGAACCCCGACACCGGCGCAACGACGACGCACACGCTGAACGTCTCCGCGAGCGACGGCACCTGGCCGGCGCCGATGGACACCGACAGGATCAAAATCGACTACAGCGTCGGCTCGCAGGCGGCCGACGTGAGCGGCGTCGGCGCCGGCGACGTCACAGTCGTCATCGACGAGGCCGACGGCAGCACGACGGACGTTGACGTCGACAGCGTCGCTAGCTCCAACGGCGGCGAGACGCTGACCATCGAGCTGTCGAGCGTCGAGGACGTCGGCGACGGCGACGACGTGAGCGTGCGGCTCGACGGCGTCACGAACCCGCCGAACGCGGGCACCTACAACGTGAACTTCCGGGTCTCCGACGGCGGGAGCGGAGCCCAGATCGCCGAGCTCTCCTATTCGATCGGCGACCAGTCGGAGGCGCCGCCGCAGCTCACGAAGGCCGTTCACTACGACGACACGGGTGACGAGGGAGTCGGCGTCGAACTCGCGTTCAGCGAGGCGGTCGACATCGCCGCCGACGACGTCACCCTCTACGAGGACGACAGCGAGGTCGACTCCTACACCGTCGAAGACACCGGCGTCACGGGACGCGTCTTCGTCACCACGGACGGCGAGCTCCTGACCGGCGATCTGGAGGTCGAACTGTCCGACGACGTCGCGGACCTCGACGGCAACACGCTCGTCGACACCGGACGCAACGACGTCACGTTCGCGCCGGTGACGGTGAAGACGAACGACGACCGGGGCGCCTACCGAGGGAGCACCGTCGCCATCGTCAGCGACAGCGGGACCGACGTCGGTATCCAGATCGAGGGTCCGGACCAGTACTTTTTCGACGGCTCGACGGACACGAACAGCGAGGTGTTCGTCTTCGATACGGAGGGGCGGGACCTCGGCGAGTACAACTTCGGCATCGCGGGCAGCGACAACGAGGACACCCGGCTCGATCTGCGTGACCTCGGGCTGGCGGTGACCGTCGACGACGCCACCGTCACGAACGCGGAGGCCATCGAGGGGACCGTCGAGGCCCGAAGCGCCGATCGACCGCTCACGGTCGAACTGCTCGACGGCGGCGGCGACACGGTCGACGGATCGGAGACGGCCGCGACGCTCAACGGCCAGGGCGAGTACGACTTCGCGTTCGACCTCTCCCCGTCCGGACTCGACGTGGACCCGGGGACGTACACGGTCCGGGTGACCGACGACTACTCCGGCGTCGAGGCCGACTCCTCGGACGTCACCGTCCGGGCGGCGAGCGAGGAGGACGCGCAGTTCGCGAGCGGCACAGTCACCGACCAGCGCGGTGACGTCGTCGCGATCACGGTCGACATAGAACGCACCGATCAGGCGACGGTGACCGTCGGTACCGAAGAGCAGGGTCTCGTCTCGACGGCGACCGTCGAGGACGGGAACGACGACGGGACGGTCACGCTGTATCTCGACACGTCGATCGGCGCGCTCGCGCAGTCGGAGGGATCCTCCAGCACCGGTGGGTACGGGATCTACACGGTCGCCGCTGACGACGACGAGGTCGTCGCGGCCGGTCTCTCGTCCAACGTCGACGACCTGATCGACGCCGGGACCTACGACCTCGAAGTGACGCCGGGACGGGACGCTTCGGCGGACTCGACCGACATCGCCTCGCTCGTCCTCGAAGAGCGCGGGACGACCGCGTTCGACACGTGGACGGCTCCGGGGTCGCTCTCGGTCTCCGACCTCGAAGACGTGACGACGGCGATCGAGAACGACGAACTCACGCGGGCCTCCGAGGTCGCCCGTGGCGACAAGGTCGTCCATCGTCTCCAGGCGTCCGGCTTCGAGGGCGTCCTCGGCGCACAGGGTGACGAGGACGTCACGGCCGCGTTCTTCGACAACGCCGGCTCTGGAACCGGTATCTACGACCTGACCGTCGAACAGTCGCAGGCCGGCGCGAATCAGGATCCGTTCGAGGTCGCGCTCGGTCCCGACAACACGACCGTCGTCGCCGACGGTGACGGCGACACCTACTACGTCGTCGTCGACACGAGCGCAGTCACGACGACTCGCTCGGACGGCGAACTCCCCGCCGACGAATCGCTGACGGCGGAGTTCACCGTCTACGACGACGACTCGACTGACTTCCTCCCCGACGACGTCGACGAGAATCAGACGACCTCCGTCGACTACGACGTCGTCGAACCCGAGATCACGGTGAGCGAACCCCACGACGTCGCCCCCGCCGGCGGACAGACGATCACCGGCACGACGACGTACGCGCCGGGGACGGAACTGCGCGTCCGCGTCCGGAGCGCGGGCGAGACCAGTCCGAGCTTCCTGAAGACGGCGGCGCCCACGGTGGGGCCGGACCGGCGGTGGAGCGCGACGCTCGACTTCGCAGAGCAGAATGTCGGCGACACCTACGAGATCGTCGTCGAAGGCGACGACGCGGAGACGACCGAGGACGGCGAGGTCGTCGAGGCCGTCGAGACCCCGGCCGAGACGCCGGGTCCGGATACGGACACGCCGGATTCGACCGCGACGGACACGGCGACGGCCGAACCCGACACCACCACCGCGGCTTCCGAACCGGGGACGACCGAACCCGCGACGGAGACGTCGACCGCCACGCCCGGCTTCGGCGTCGTCGTCGCGCTGACGGCGCTTTTGGCCGCGGCCCTGCTCGCGGCGCGCCGAGAACGCTAA
- a CDS encoding type II toxin-antitoxin system HicB family antitoxin, protein MSMGREIRLIEEDEGGWSAIDEGVGVASQGETREEALANLDEAVALTKEARETDTDAPVADAPWFEG, encoded by the coding sequence ATGAGTATGGGCCGTGAGATCCGCCTGATCGAGGAGGACGAGGGCGGCTGGTCAGCCATCGACGAGGGGGTCGGCGTCGCCAGCCAGGGCGAGACGCGCGAGGAAGCGCTCGCGAACCTCGATGAGGCGGTCGCGCTGACGAAAGAAGCACGCGAGACCGACACGGACGCGCCGGTTGCGGACGCTCCCTGGTTCGAGGGATGA
- a CDS encoding DUF7827 domain-containing protein has translation MTTETNKIRAVFLAALMVLSVFAGTVAFSGSVAAAESADGGSVSNETVYEQTTNTHTVQLNATLNTTATNNPSNANYTVTFPDSPDFDLSAEDNSTVQIHGTGSGNVDVSNTYWDSANNNFTVELARTGADGSPHEQDVNLSFRLRSVVAPEVSSTTSGQASFALDTNADNTDEYSTNIQQLTVEATPEGAPELESAVHYDDTIDGGVGVELAFSEAVDVAADDITLYEGDSEVDAYTVEDTGVTGRVFVTTDGELLTGDLKVGLSSDIADVDGDTLVDTGNNSVTFAPVTVAETDDKSAYKGGNVAIIGDQTNDDVEIEGPGSYYFEGSTDTNSEVLVFNTTNRDFGQYNVSIDGSNIDSTQVTVRDLGFGVTIDDVNVTTDDTIEVDLSANAGNRDVEVDLLDSNGDSVNSTQVTTDGQGEAIVEFNTATADGGDALDTGDYTVEATDLFSGVSTASPTITVSQAADTDVNFAENVIVNQRGDFLEATIEMTQTSEATLSFGSESDGVVANATVDDADGDDQVTVLLNTYNFKTGGNIYSLPDDSDDELLDQNLHTPALDDLIDAGDYDFEVQAGDQGVGTGVTSSDDVATVTLEERSTDALRMWTGSSDEIGSVSDLEDVNEALDEGQITQSSEVAVGDLAVHQLEASGFEGALDARENEDVTSQFLTLNQSGPINLTIEEASPGANQQSQELALNSTNNLTVIADGVNDTYYIVVDTGEAQFKGGEDLPTDEDTALETNFTVINDDAGFDFTSSDLDSDENEETILEWDANEPDVTVSQPYNVSQASGQSIGGTTNIAPGTELNLRVRSQSGTSPSFLKTASPVVESDGTWSAEFDFSEQNVGDEYDIVVNANILASATEEEGTVVEAVETPTATPEPETDTSQTETDTSSPGTDTPEPDTATPEPAAGTSEPTETSTPGFGVVVALTALLAAALLATRRER, from the coding sequence ATGACAACAGAGACAAACAAGATCCGCGCGGTGTTCCTCGCGGCGCTTATGGTTCTCAGCGTCTTCGCTGGGACCGTGGCGTTCTCGGGGAGCGTTGCAGCGGCGGAAAGCGCAGACGGTGGAAGCGTCTCGAACGAGACGGTGTACGAACAGACTACCAACACGCACACGGTACAGCTCAACGCGACGCTGAATACGACTGCGACGAACAACCCGTCGAACGCGAACTACACGGTGACTTTCCCGGATTCGCCGGACTTCGACCTCTCCGCGGAGGATAACTCCACGGTCCAGATCCACGGGACGGGAAGCGGTAACGTCGACGTCTCGAACACCTACTGGGACTCGGCCAACAACAACTTCACCGTCGAACTCGCTCGAACGGGTGCAGACGGTTCACCGCACGAACAGGACGTCAACCTCTCGTTCCGGCTTCGGAGCGTCGTCGCTCCGGAAGTGAGCAGCACCACGAGCGGACAAGCGTCGTTCGCACTGGATACGAACGCTGACAATACGGACGAGTACTCGACGAACATCCAGCAGTTGACCGTCGAAGCGACGCCCGAGGGGGCACCCGAACTCGAAAGCGCCGTCCACTACGACGACACCATCGACGGTGGAGTCGGCGTCGAGCTGGCGTTCAGCGAGGCGGTCGACGTCGCCGCTGACGACATCACCCTCTACGAGGGCGACTCGGAGGTCGACGCCTACACCGTCGAGGACACCGGCGTCACGGGACGCGTCTTCGTCACTACGGACGGGGAGCTCCTGACCGGCGATCTCAAGGTCGGATTGTCGAGCGACATCGCGGACGTCGACGGTGACACGCTCGTCGACACCGGCAACAATTCCGTCACGTTCGCACCCGTAACCGTGGCCGAGACAGACGACAAGAGTGCCTACAAGGGAGGAAACGTCGCGATAATCGGCGATCAGACGAACGACGATGTCGAGATCGAAGGTCCCGGAAGTTACTATTTCGAGGGCTCGACCGACACGAACAGCGAGGTACTCGTATTTAACACGACGAACCGTGACTTCGGTCAGTACAACGTCAGCATCGACGGCAGCAATATTGACAGTACTCAGGTCACGGTTCGTGACCTCGGGTTCGGTGTCACCATTGACGACGTGAATGTCACCACCGACGACACCATTGAAGTGGATCTCAGCGCTAACGCCGGAAATCGCGACGTCGAAGTCGATCTCCTCGACAGCAACGGTGACAGCGTCAACTCGACCCAAGTCACGACCGACGGTCAGGGAGAGGCGATCGTGGAATTCAACACCGCAACCGCTGACGGTGGCGATGCACTCGATACTGGTGACTACACGGTCGAAGCGACCGACCTGTTCTCCGGTGTGAGTACTGCGTCCCCGACGATTACTGTGAGCCAAGCCGCTGATACGGACGTCAACTTCGCGGAGAACGTAATCGTCAATCAGCGCGGTGACTTCCTCGAAGCCACCATCGAGATGACTCAGACCTCCGAGGCGACGCTTTCGTTCGGTTCGGAGAGTGACGGCGTCGTCGCGAACGCGACGGTTGACGACGCGGACGGCGACGACCAGGTGACCGTACTTCTCAACACATACAACTTCAAGACCGGTGGTAACATCTACAGCTTACCGGATGACAGCGACGATGAACTCCTCGATCAGAACCTACACACACCTGCTCTCGATGACCTGATCGACGCAGGCGACTACGACTTCGAGGTCCAGGCCGGCGACCAGGGCGTCGGAACCGGCGTAACGAGTTCCGACGACGTCGCTACGGTGACACTCGAAGAGCGAAGCACGGACGCCCTCCGGATGTGGACGGGGAGCTCCGACGAGATCGGGAGCGTCTCCGATCTCGAAGACGTCAACGAAGCGCTCGATGAGGGTCAGATCACCCAGTCCTCGGAAGTGGCTGTCGGTGATCTCGCGGTCCATCAGCTCGAAGCCTCTGGCTTCGAGGGTGCACTCGACGCACGCGAAAACGAGGACGTCACGAGTCAATTCCTGACACTCAACCAGTCTGGCCCGATCAACCTGACGATTGAAGAGGCCAGCCCCGGTGCGAACCAGCAGTCTCAGGAACTCGCTCTCAACTCCACGAACAACCTGACCGTGATCGCAGACGGTGTGAACGACACTTACTACATCGTCGTTGACACTGGCGAAGCCCAGTTCAAGGGTGGAGAAGACCTCCCGACGGACGAGGACACGGCACTGGAGACGAACTTCACCGTCATCAACGATGACGCTGGATTCGACTTCACGTCGTCTGACCTCGACTCCGACGAGAACGAGGAGACCATCCTCGAGTGGGACGCCAACGAGCCGGACGTCACTGTCAGCCAGCCGTACAACGTCTCGCAGGCTAGTGGCCAATCCATCGGCGGCACGACCAACATCGCTCCGGGCACGGAACTGAATCTCCGCGTCCGTAGTCAGAGCGGGACGAGCCCGAGCTTCCTGAAGACGGCCTCGCCGGTCGTCGAGTCGGACGGCACGTGGAGCGCCGAGTTCGACTTCAGTGAACAGAACGTCGGCGACGAGTACGACATCGTCGTCAACGCCAACATCCTCGCGAGCGCAACCGAGGAAGAAGGCACAGTCGTCGAGGCCGTCGAGACGCCGACGGCGACGCCTGAACCCGAGACCGACACCTCCCAGACGGAGACGGACACGTCTTCCCCGGGGACGGACACGCCTGAACCGGATACGGCGACGCCCGAACCGGCTGCGGGGACCTCCGAACCGACGGAGACCTCCACGCCCGGCTTCGGTGTCGTCGTCGCGCTGACGGCGCTTTTGGCCGCGGCCCTGCTCGCGACCCGCCGCGAACGCTAA
- a CDS encoding DUF3368 domain-containing protein gives MWVFDATPLIYLGKTDSLDLLRNLDEPCVIPERVYAEVVEAGVEQGHPDARRVERAVSDGVFRVVAVEESGMLTRLRENPNLSEADAAVLACADARDGTAVMDEAYGRDVAGVENITTRGTAYLLLLLVSRDRITVETARTVVDAMVEAGWYCAPDVYAKILRKLESFEE, from the coding sequence ATGTGGGTCTTCGACGCCACGCCGCTCATCTACCTCGGGAAGACCGATTCACTCGACCTTCTCCGAAACCTCGACGAGCCGTGCGTGATCCCCGAGCGGGTCTACGCGGAGGTCGTGGAAGCGGGCGTCGAGCAGGGCCATCCCGACGCTCGACGCGTCGAACGCGCCGTTTCGGACGGCGTGTTCCGAGTGGTCGCGGTCGAAGAATCGGGGATGCTAACACGACTGCGGGAGAATCCGAACCTCAGCGAGGCGGACGCGGCAGTTCTCGCCTGCGCCGACGCACGCGACGGGACCGCAGTGATGGACGAGGCCTACGGTCGCGACGTCGCGGGAGTCGAGAACATCACGACTCGGGGCACGGCGTATCTCCTCTTACTTTTGGTGTCTCGGGACCGGATCACGGTCGAGACGGCACGGACCGTCGTCGACGCGATGGTCGAGGCGGGCTGGTACTGCGCGCCCGACGTCTACGCGAAGATTCTGCGGAAACTGGAGTCGTTCGAGGAGTGA
- a CDS encoding type II toxin-antitoxin system HicA family toxin — translation MSGPPRDFSGQEIVSVLTSFNYRKDRQRGSHAVLKYTNPDTGEVRTVTVPLHDRVKIGTLHSIADQCGANDFDAWCRWIDANR, via the coding sequence ATGAGCGGCCCACCACGAGACTTCTCGGGTCAGGAGATCGTCAGCGTTCTGACCTCCTTCAACTATCGCAAGGATCGACAGCGGGGGAGTCACGCAGTTTTGAAATACACGAACCCCGACACTGGAGAAGTCCGAACCGTGACTGTCCCACTACACGACCGCGTGAAAATCGGGACATTGCATTCGATTGCGGATCAATGCGGTGCGAATGACTTCGACGCGTGGTGTCGTTGGATCGATGCGAATCGCTGA
- a CDS encoding dCTP deaminase/dUTPase family protein, which translates to MTDLADAVEGIVHEPTQVREGGVDLTVSEIYEIHGAGRIDFGGDELRDADLVPHSRIWRDEGDDYQWWHLESGTYLLEYNESLSGVSPADEVGLQPRTEVLERGASHPSLRVETLPRVPLTVGGAGVRLKENARVSTLLTR; encoded by the coding sequence ATGACAGATCTCGCCGACGCGGTCGAGGGAATCGTCCACGAACCGACGCAGGTCCGGGAGGGCGGCGTCGATCTCACTGTGAGCGAAATATACGAGATCCACGGGGCGGGACGGATCGATTTCGGTGGCGACGAACTCCGGGATGCGGATCTCGTTCCCCACAGCCGGATCTGGCGCGACGAGGGCGACGACTACCAGTGGTGGCACCTCGAATCGGGGACGTACCTGTTGGAGTACAACGAGTCGCTGTCGGGCGTATCGCCCGCCGACGAGGTGGGGCTCCAGCCGCGGACGGAGGTCCTCGAACGCGGCGCGTCCCACCCGTCGCTCCGGGTCGAGACGCTCCCCCGCGTCCCGCTGACGGTCGGCGGCGCGGGCGTTCGCCTGAAGGAGAACGCGCGGGTGTCGACGTTGCTCACGCGGTGA
- a CDS encoding UPF0175 family protein, which produces MGTVSARVPDDVESELEAYLDAEKLDRSTAIRKLLSEGLEQWRREQALERLDAGDVSFNRAAEIAGLSVWDFAQLVEERDVTWVAEEHLDDDLEAL; this is translated from the coding sequence ATGGGAACCGTTTCGGCACGCGTGCCCGACGACGTCGAGTCCGAGCTCGAGGCGTACCTCGACGCCGAGAAGCTCGATCGGAGTACGGCGATTCGGAAACTCCTCTCCGAGGGGCTCGAACAGTGGCGTCGCGAACAGGCGCTCGAACGGCTCGACGCGGGAGACGTCTCTTTCAATAGGGCTGCGGAGATCGCGGGGCTGTCCGTCTGGGACTTCGCGCAGTTGGTCGAGGAGCGCGACGTCACGTGGGTCGCCGAGGAGCACCTCGACGACGACCTCGAGGCGCTGTGA
- a CDS encoding DUF7827 domain-containing protein, translated as MTGNTTKTRAVILAALMVFSVFAGTVAFTGSAAAGTPTYTGNAVHYVNESGSGTPVVEVPFEGGTIDVTTVSNSSFTLLDDGDNASAYVENYEVRDGAVYIEVNQTIASNDLEVDISDTVQSTSNDPVSNPGEKSIIFAGQTLEFDESAPTPSSPANSSAYQGSVVAIETNATNTDVTVEGEDNNYFSEGSTGTNSTVFTFDTSDREIGEYRVFVAGSDDSNNRTFINVRDLQLDVEVDDLNVTNEDTIEGTVSAVAGGRNVDIDLLDSSGDSVNTTNVNLNGQGEYDFEFNTQTADDGSVLETGTYTVEVTDTTSGVATESSDIEVSEAADEDVDFASNVISNQRGDFLEATVELTSTDTATLSFGSQSDGVVANATVEDDDGDGQVTVYLNTYNMQNGNDVYSLDSDSDDVILDQNNPTKTSDLIDAGDYDFEVQAGDQGVGTGVTSSDDVATVTLEERSTDALRMWTGSSDEIGSVSDLEDVNEALDEGQITQSSEVAVGDLAVHQLEASGFEGALDARDNELVTQEFVNLNRTGPINLTIEEADPGANQAPSELALDSTNNLTVIADGENDTYFIIVDTGEAQFKGGEDLPADDDTALETNFTVINRDAGYDFTPEGEFDSDENEETILEWGANEPDVTVSQPYNVSQASGQSISGTTNIAPGTELNLRVRSQSGTSPSFLKTASPVVESDGTWSAEFDFSEQNVGDEYDIVVNANILASATEEEGTVVEAVETDTATPEPDTDTPEPDTDTPEPDTDTPEPDTDTPEPDTETSEPTETSTPGFGVVVALTALLAAALLATRRD; from the coding sequence ATGACAGGAAATACAACCAAGACCCGCGCAGTGATTCTCGCGGCGCTTATGGTCTTCAGCGTCTTCGCTGGGACCGTGGCGTTCACGGGGAGTGCTGCTGCTGGAACACCGACATACACTGGGAATGCTGTCCACTATGTAAATGAAAGTGGCAGCGGCACCCCTGTAGTTGAAGTACCGTTCGAAGGTGGAACCATCGACGTGACCACTGTAAGTAACTCCAGCTTTACGCTGCTGGACGATGGAGACAACGCCAGCGCCTACGTTGAAAACTACGAAGTCCGCGATGGTGCTGTCTACATCGAGGTGAACCAAACTATCGCCTCTAACGATTTAGAGGTAGATATTAGTGACACCGTCCAGTCTACCAGCAACGACCCTGTGAGTAACCCTGGAGAAAAGTCCATCATCTTCGCAGGTCAAACGCTGGAGTTCGATGAATCCGCACCTACTCCGAGTTCACCGGCTAACTCGAGTGCATATCAGGGCTCGGTAGTTGCGATTGAGACGAATGCGACGAACACCGATGTGACTGTTGAAGGTGAGGACAACAACTACTTCAGCGAAGGAAGTACTGGTACCAACAGTACAGTCTTCACTTTTGACACTAGTGACCGCGAAATCGGCGAATACAGAGTCTTCGTTGCGGGTAGCGACGACAGCAACAATCGGACGTTCATTAACGTCCGCGACCTGCAGCTTGACGTTGAGGTCGACGATCTGAACGTCACCAACGAAGACACGATCGAAGGAACTGTCTCCGCTGTTGCGGGTGGTCGAAACGTTGATATCGATCTCCTCGACAGCAGTGGAGATAGCGTGAATACGACGAACGTTAACCTGAACGGACAGGGAGAATACGACTTCGAGTTCAACACTCAGACCGCAGACGATGGTTCCGTCCTCGAGACGGGAACCTACACGGTCGAAGTGACTGACACCACCTCCGGTGTCGCAACTGAATCCTCCGATATCGAGGTCTCAGAGGCGGCTGACGAGGACGTTGACTTCGCGTCTAACGTTATCTCGAACCAGCGTGGTGACTTCCTCGAGGCTACGGTCGAACTGACTTCGACTGATACAGCGACGCTCTCGTTCGGTTCACAAAGCGACGGCGTCGTTGCGAACGCCACTGTTGAGGATGACGACGGTGACGGTCAGGTGACCGTCTACCTCAACACGTACAATATGCAGAACGGCAACGACGTCTACAGCCTAGACAGTGACAGCGACGACGTCATCCTCGATCAGAATAACCCCACGAAGACGTCTGATCTGATCGACGCGGGGGACTACGACTTCGAGGTCCAGGCCGGTGACCAGGGCGTCGGAACCGGCGTGACGAGCTCCGACGACGTCGCCACGGTGACGCTCGAAGAGCGCAGTACGGACGCCCTCCGGATGTGGACGGGTAGCTCCGACGAGATCGGCAGCGTCTCCGATCTCGAAGACGTCAACGAAGCGCTTGATGAGGGTCAGATCACCCAGTCCTCGGAAGTGGCTGTCGGTGATCTCGCGGTTCACCAGCTCGAAGCCTCCGGCTTCGAAGGTGCACTCGACGCTCGTGACAACGAACTGGTCACGCAAGAGTTCGTGAATCTTAACCGGACTGGTCCGATCAACCTGACGATCGAAGAGGCCGATCCGGGTGCGAACCAGGCTCCGTCCGAACTCGCACTTGACTCCACGAACAACCTGACCGTGATCGCCGATGGTGAGAACGACACCTACTTCATCATCGTCGACACGGGAGAGGCCCAGTTCAAGGGTGGAGAAGACCTCCCGGCTGACGACGACACGGCGCTGGAGACGAACTTCACCGTCATCAACCGCGACGCTGGGTACGACTTCACGCCTGAAGGCGAGTTCGACTCCGACGAGAACGAGGAGACCATCCTCGAGTGGGGCGCCAACGAGCCGGACGTCACTGTCAGCCAGCCGTACAACGTCTCGCAGGCTAGTGGCCAGTCCATCAGCGGTACGACCAACATCGCTCCGGGCACGGAACTGAATCTCCGCGTCCGTAGTCAGAGCGGGACGAGCCCGAGCTTCCTGAAGACGGCCTCGCCGGTCGTCGAGTCGGACGGCACGTGGAGTGCCGAGTTCGACTTCAGTGAACAGAACGTCGGCGACGAGTACGACATCGTCGTTAACGCCAACATCCTCGCGAGCGCAACCGAGGAAGAAGGCACAGTCGTCGAGGCTGTCGAAACCGACACCGCGACGCCTGAGCCGGACACGGACACGCCTGAGCCGGACACGGACACGCCTGAGCCGGACACGGACACGCCTGAGCCGGACACGGACACGCCTGAGCCGGACACGGAGACCTCCGAACCGACGGAGACCTCCACGCCCGGCTTCGGTGTCGTCGTCGCGCTGACGGCACTGCTCGCCGCAGCCCTGCTCGCGACTCGTCGCGACTAA
- a CDS encoding 2Fe-2S iron-sulfur cluster-binding protein yields MNGRRRRATHTVELRWADGRHERIRVGGDETVVDAAEAADVSLPYGCLYGACGTCTAELLEGEMTHLEPPRALKDRALDAGYVLPCIATPETDCRLRVGHGIQAEVVGTPWK; encoded by the coding sequence GTGAACGGGCGTCGCCGACGCGCGACGCACACCGTCGAACTCCGCTGGGCGGACGGCCGACACGAGAGGATTCGCGTCGGTGGCGACGAGACCGTGGTCGACGCCGCCGAGGCAGCCGACGTCTCCCTCCCCTACGGGTGTCTGTACGGAGCCTGTGGGACCTGCACCGCCGAACTGCTCGAGGGCGAGATGACGCACTTGGAGCCGCCGCGAGCGCTGAAAGACCGGGCGCTCGACGCGGGATACGTCCTTCCCTGTATCGCCACGCCGGAGACGGACTGTCGGCTCCGCGTCGGTCACGGCATCCAGGCCGAGGTCGTCGGCACACCGTGGAAGTAG